AGGCCGACGGCGGACCAGGTCTGCTCGGTCGCCGCGCCGATGGCCGTGCGTCGCAGCGCCCGCGTCGCGTGCTGCAGGGCCTCCGCGGTCGGTGCGTGCCACCAGACCATCAGATCGGCGTCCGACCGCAGCGCGGACACGTCGTAGAAGCCGCGGATCTGCACGTCGTCCTGCTCGGCCAGTCGGGCGACCAGCGCGGTCAGCTCGTCCAGCGCGGCCTCGGCGGAGGTGGGCAGTCCGGAGGTCCGGCGGAGCACGGTGAACGCGGTGTACCGGATGCCGGCGTTGATCTCGCGGGCGGTCGGTCGGGTCCGTTCCGGGCGTGATCCGGTTCCGGCGGCGGCGCCGGTGTCACTGGTCATGCCCCCATCTTCCCCGCTCCGGGGAGTGGGATGTGCCGCGCGGGGTGTGGTGAGCGTGACCCGGTGAGGGGCGTCGCACGAACCGGTCCCGCGGACGGGGTGGCGGTGCAGGTCGCGAGTGGCTCGGTCGCGATCGGTTCAGGACTGCGACGACGGCGAGGCGATCAACGGGGCGACCGCCGCCCTGGCGTCGGCGACCACGGCGCCGAGCCCGGTGCCGGCCAGGTGGGCGCCGACGGCGAGCAGCCCGGGCGGCAGCCCGGCGCGGAGGGCGCGCACCGTGTCCCGGTGGCCGGTGCCGAACCGGGGGACCGTCGCCGACCAGCGGGTGAGTGCCGTGGCGTGGACCGTGCCGAGCGGCACCCCCATCAGTGCGGCCGCGTCCCGGGCGGCGAGCGCGGGCAGCTCTCCGTCGTCCGGCGTGCGGTCCCCGCGGCCATACGACAGGCGCAGCACGTGCCGGTCCGGGCCGGCGGCCTGCGCCAGCCAGTCCCATTTCGCGGTGGCGTGGGTCAGTGCCTTCGCGGCGATGCCGGGCACGTCGGCCGCGACGAGCAGGCCGGTGCCACGCGGAGCGGCGCGCAGATCGGGTCCGACGACGACGAGGGTGACCAGAACGACGTCGGTGGTGTCGGTGGGCAGGGTCACCGCCGATGCGGGGCCGAGCAGGGCGGCGGCCGGGCCGGCGTCCGTGGCCAGCACCACCAGGTCGGTCAGCAGCTGTGCCCCGGCGACCGACACCTGCCACGCGGTGCCCGCACGGGACAGCGCCAGGGCCGGTGTGCCGGTGCGGATCTCCCCGCCGGCGCCGGCGATCTGCGCGGACAGTGCCTCGACCAGCGAGTACATGCCGCCGCGCAGGCCGGCCACCGCGGACCCGGCGCGGGCACCCGCTCCGCCACGCAGGGCACGGACGGCAGCGGCGAGTGATCCGTGCTCGGCCAGCGCGGGCAGCAGCCTGGGGTTCAGCGAGTGCGTCTCCAGGCCGTCCGGGTCCGCGGAGTAGACACCGCCGGCCACCGGCGCGACCAGCCGGTCCAGGGCGCGTCGGCCCATCCGGGTGCGGACCAGGTCGCCGAGGGTGCCCGGGCCGGTGCCGGTCCGGCGGGGCAGCACCCGGTCCACCGCGGCGCGCAGGGCACCCGGGGTGCCGAGCACCCGGCGGACGTCGGCGGCCAGTGGGCGACCAGGGATGCCGAGCAGCCCGCCGGCCGGTAGCGGTGCGGCACCGGCGGCGTGTCTCACCCAGGCGCCGGCCGGGTTCGGGGAGACCACCCGGTCCTGGAGCCCGAGGTCCGAGACCAGCTGCGCCACCGCAGGTGTCGCCGTTGCGAAGGATTCCGCCCCGGCGTCGAGGTCGAGCCCGTCGACGGTGTGTCGGGCGACGGTGCCGCCGGGGGCGGGGGAGGCCTCGAGCACGATCGGGGCGCGTCCGGCCCGGGCCAGCTCCCAGGCCGCCACCAGTCCGGCCACCCCGCCGCCGATCACCACCGGGCGGCGGCCCTCGCCGGCGGAGGCGGGCCGGGTCACTGCTGGTGGACGAACTCGACCAGGCGGGTCAGCACGTCCGGGTCGGTGTCCGGCGGGACCCCGTGGCCGAGGTTGACCACGTGCCCCGGCGCCGCCCGCCCGGCCTCCAGCACCCGCCGGGTGTGTCGCTCCAGGGCGTCCTGTCCGGCGAACAGCAGGGCCGGGTCGATGTTGCCCTGCAGCGGGGTCGTCCCGCCGAGCCGGCGGTTCGCCTCGTCCAGCGGCAGCCGGTGGTCGACGCCGATCACGTCGGCGCCGGTGTCCCGCATCGCCACCAGCAGCTCGGAAGTTCCGACACCGAAGTGCACCCGCGGGACCCCGAGGTCGGCCACGCCCGCCAGCACCCGGGCGGAGTGCGGCGCGACGAACTCCGTGTAGTCGGCGAGCGAGAGCCCCCCGGCCCAGGAGTCGAACAGCTGCACCGCCGACGCCCCGGCCAGGATCTGGCCGCGGAGGAAGGCCAGGGTGATGTCCGCCACCCAGGACGCCAGCGCGTGCCAGGTCTCCGGGTCGGCGTGCATCAACGCCTTGGTGCGCAAGTGTTCCCGGCTCGGACCGCCCTCGACGAGATAGCTGGCCAGGGTGAACGGGGCGCCGGCGAAGCCGATCAGCGGCACGCCGCCCAGTTGCTCCACGGTCAGCGCGGCGGCCTGCTCGACCGGGGCGAGTGCTGCGGGGTCGAGATCGGGCAGCGAGGCCACGTCGGCCGCCGTCCGCACCGGCGCGGCCACCACGGGGCCGGTCCCGGGCACGATGTCGACGTCGATCCCGGCCAGCTTCAGCGGGACCACGATGTCGCTGAACAGCACCGCGCCGTCGACCCCGTGCCGGCGGATCGGCTGCAGGGTGATCTCCGACGCCAGCTCGGGGCGGAGGCAGGAGTCCAGCATGGCGACCCCGGCACGCACCGCGCGGTACTCCGGCAACGACCGTCCGGCCTGCCGCATGAACCACACCGGCGGCGTCGACGGACGGTCCCCGCGCATCGCCCGGACCAGCGGCGCGGACGCCGTCCGCCCGTCGACGAGCGGGTGGGTGGCAGGCAGGCCCCCCGCGTCGGGGCCGGCGTCGCCGCCGCCGGTCGCGGCGGTGACGGGGGCGGAGAGCGGGGGAGGTGGTGTTCCGGGCATGGTGCTGCCATCGTCCCAGACCCCGGCCGGTGACCTGCCCGGACCGGCCCCCGGACCCTCCCGGGTCGACACGGTTAGGCTGCCCTAAGTGGGTTCTTGCAGGTCAGAGGCGTTACCATCGTTGACATGCTCATGGTTCTCGGTGCCAGCCACCATGACCTGGAGCTCTCCGAACTGGACCGGCTCTCCGCCCGGAGCGCGCAGCTGCGATCCGGCATCGCCGAGCTCGTCGGGTCCGACGACTCGCCCGTCGCGGGCGGTGTGGTGATCGCCACCTGCAACCGGCTGGAGATCTATCTCGACACCGCCCGGTTCCACGACGCGATCGACGCGGTCACCGCCCTGGTCGCCGACGTGGCCGGGCTCGATCCCGCCGACGCCGCCTCCTCGTTGAAGGTCCGGGTCGGTGCGCCGGTCGCGGCCCACCTCTTCACCGTCGCCGCCGGGCTGGACTCGATGGTCGTCGGGGAGGCGGAGATCTCCGGGCAGGTGTCCCGGGCGCTGGCCGAGTCGCAGGCCGCCGGCGCCGCCACCACCGTTCTCAACTCGCTGTTCCAGAAGGCCTCCCGCACGGCCAAGAAGGTCGCCTCCGCGACCTCGCTCGGCGGTGCCGGCCGGTCCGTCGCCTCCGTCGCGCTGGACCTGGCCCTGGCCGACGGATCGGTGCCGGCATCCGCACTGATCGTCGGCACCGGCGCCTACGCCCGGGTGGTCGCCACCGCGCTGCGGGCCCGCGGCTGCGCCGAGTTCCTGGTGCACTCGCCGAGCGGCCGCGCCGAGGCCTTCGCCGCGACCCACCACGCCACCGCGATCGACGCCGACGGCCTGGTCAAGGCGGTCGCGACCGTCGACCTGGTGATCGGCTGCAGCGGGACCGGTCGCCGCAGCCTGTCCGACGAGGTGGTGGCCGAGGCCGTCGCGCTGCGCGAGAGCCGGCTCCGCGTCCTGGATCTCGCGCTGCACTCGGATCTCGGTCCGGGGGTCCGCGGGATGGACGGCGTCGACGTCACCGACCTGCACACCGTGGCCGAAGGGGTGGCGCCGGAGCACCACGACACCGTGGTCGCCGCGCAGGACATCGTCATCGACGCGGTCGCCCGCTTCGAGGAGGACCAAGCGGTCCGCACACTGGACCCGGCCGTCGTCGCGCTGCGCGAGCACGTCTCGTCCGCCGTGCAGAAGGAGATGGGCCGGTTCCGGTCGAAGTACGGGGACCTGTCCGACGACCTGGCCGCCGATGTCGAGCTGGCCATGCACCGGGTGACCCAGTCACTGCTGCACACGCCGACCCTGCGGGCCCGCGAGCTGGCCCGCACCGGCAGCGGCCAGGACTACGTGCAGGCGCTGCACACCCTCTTCGGGATCCGGCTGCCAGACGGGTCCGACCAGCACAGCTGACCGCCCGGGCGTCATCGGGCCCATGGTTGCGGCACCGGACAACTGAGCGGCACCGAACAACACAGCGGCACCGGACAACGTAGAGGCACCGGACAACGCAGCGGGCCCGGTCGGAGAACTCCGACCGGGCCCGCTCTTTCGTTTCTCAGACTTCGTGTGTCAGCCGCGCATCACGCCAGGCCGGTGGCCTCGAACGCGTCCAGGGTCGGCTTGATGGTGGCGGTCGGGCCGACCTTGTCGGCGATCGCGTCCAGGGTCTTCAGTCCGTCGCCGGTGTTGAAGATGACGGTCTCGGCATCGGGGTCCAGCTTGCCGGTGGCCAGCAGCTTGCGGAGCACGGCCACCGTGACGCCACCGGCGGTCTCGGCGAAGATGCCCTCGGTCCGGGCGAGCAGCTGGATGCCCTCGACGACCTCCTCGTCAGTGACGTCCTCGACGGCACCGCCGGTCCGGTTCACCACGTCCAGGACGTAGGGGCCGTCGGCCGGGTTGCCGATCGCCAGCGACTTCGCGATGGTGTCCGGCCGGACCGGCTGCACGAAGTCCTGGCCGGCCTTGTACGCCTGCGAGACCGGCGAGCAGCCGGTGGCCTGGGCGCCGAAGATCTTGTACGGGGTGTCGTCGACCAGGCCGAGGGCGGCGAGCTCGGTGAAACCCTTGTCCACCTTGGTGAGCTGCGACCCGGAGGCGATCGGGATGACGACCTGCTGCGGGATCCGCCAGCCCAGCGATTCGGCCACCTCGTAGGCCAGGGTCTTCGACCCCTCGGCGTAGAACGGCCGGACGTTGACGTTGACGAACGCCCAGTCCTCCTGCTCGGCGGCGATCTGCCCTGCCAGGCGGTTGATGTCGTCGTAGTTGCCGTCGACGGCGATGAGCGTGCCGCCGTACGCGGCGGTGGTCAGGATCTTCTGCTGCTCGAGGTTCGACGGGATGAACACCACCGACCGGATGCCGGCCCGCGCGGCCGCCGCGGCCACGGCGTTCGCCAGGTTGCCGGTGGACGGGCAGGCCAGCACCTTGAAACCGAGCTCGCGGGCGGCGGCCAGCGCCACCGCGACGACGCGGTCCTTGAACGAGTGCGTCGGGTTGCCGGAGTCGTCCTTCACCCACAGGTTGCGCAGACCCAGTTCCCGGCCGAGGTTCTCGGCCTTCACCAGCTTCGTCGCGCCCGGGTTGATGTTCGGCGTCGAGGCCACGTGCGAGGGCACCGGCAGCAGCGGCGCGTAACGCCAGATGTTCTGCGGGCCCGCCTCGATGGCCGCGCGCAGCTCGTCGCCCCGGAGCCGGAACTCGTACGCGACCTCGAGCGGCCCGAAGCACTCGGTACAGGCGTAGCTGGGTCCGAGTTCGACCCGTGCGCCGCACTCGCGACAGGACAGGGCGACGGCGGCACCGAGATCGGTACCGGACAGGACAGCAGTCATGACGAGGCCTCTCTGCTCATCTTCCCCGTTCGTGACGGGACGGAATTGGCACCTTCGGTCGATGGCCTCGCGAGCTGAGCTCGAAGAACGCGATCATCCGACGCGGTTGCCGGGGCTTCAACGGGCCGTATCCCTCTGCCCCTCTGGATGAGGTGTATTCGGTTGTGCGGCTGATCCTACATGGGCACTCGGTGCCGTTGGACTAGTCGGCGCTCGTGGTGGTGTCGAGAGCGGTGGCGATCTGGTCGGTGACGTGCTTCCAGTGCGTGCGCTGCCGGTCGCGGGCGGCGGCGTCGGGGAGGCGCTCCTGGTGGAACCCGATGCCGGTGCGGTCGTCCCGGTCGTCCAGGGTCAGCTGGATCGTCGAGTCCGGTCCGCCGGCGTCCTGCAGGGTCAGCCGGATCCGGTATCCCGGGTGGTAGGAGCGGATCTCGCCGCTTGCGCCGCCGTCCAGCACGAACCCTTCGCCACGATCGGTCGGCAGTGCTCCGTCGACGGGTGTGCCCAGCCACAGGGCCAGGCCGTCCGTCGAGGTGAGGAGCTCCCACACCACCGCTGCCGGGTACGGCACGGTGCTGCGCACCCCGATCTCCCAGCCCGCGTCGCGGGTGAGTCCGGTGGTGTCCGTCGGCGTCTGTCCGAGGCTGTCCATGGTCGTCTCCTTCGCTCGTCGGTGCTGCTTCGATGTAACCGGTATAGTGGTTACATGCACGGTCTGTCAACGATGCGGTCGTCCGACGGGGCGGTCTGGACCTTCGATCCTGGAGCGCTCTCCGCGGAGTTCCTGCTGCTCGGAGGCCCGGACGAGCTGGCGGTGTGGGACACCCTCCGCACTCCGCAGGACCTCGCCGACTGGGCCGGCCGGTGCTCGCTGGCCGTTGCGCCGGTCGCCGTCGACGGCACCGCACTCGCCGGGGCGCGGGCCCTGCGCGATGCGCTGTGGCGGGCCTTCCGGGCGCGCATGGCCGGCGGCCGGATCCCCGACGCGGACCTCGCGACGATCAACGCGGCCGCGGCCGTGCCGCCACTCGCCCCGGTACTGGACGGCGCCGAACGATCGCTCTGGCAGCAGCCGGCCACCGGCGCCCAGGTCGTGGCCGACGTGGCCAGGGACGCCGTCCGGGTGCTCGGCGGGCCGCTGGCCGACCGGATCCGCGAGTGCGCGGCGGACGACTGCGCCCTGGTGTTCGTGGACACCTCCCGGACCGGCGCGCGGCGCTGGTGCTCGATGCAGCGGTGCGGGAACCGGTCCAAGGTCCGGGCCTCCCGGCAGCGCGGTCGCGAGGACAGTGCCTGACGGATCGGGGCTGTCGGCGACGACTGGCAGGATGGCGACGTGCCGACGGCGACCCCCACACCACCGCCCCCGCTCGTCCTGGTGACGGGCGACGAAGGGTTGCTCGTGGACCGTGCGGTCAGCCGGACCATGGCGGCCGCGCGTGCCGTCGATCCCGAGGTCGAGCGCCGCGACGCGACCGGTGCCGGGCTGAGCCCGGCCGAGTTCGCGGACCTGGTGGCGCCCAGCCTGTTCGCCGAGCCACGCGTGGTGATCGTCCGTGGCGCGCACGAGGTCTCGAAGGAGACCGCCGCAGAACTGCTGCGCTACACCACCGATCAGGTGGACGGGGTGGTGCTGCTGGTCCAGCACGCCGGCGGGGCCCGCAACAAGCCGCTCGCCGACGGTCTTCGCAAGGCCGGCGCCGCTGTGCTGACCTGCGAGAAGGTCACCCGTCCCGCGGAGCGGATCGACTTCGTGCGCAACGAGATCCGGTCCGCCGGCGGCACCACGTCCCCGGACGCGGTGGCCGCGCTGGTGGACGCGGTCGGCTCCGACCTGCGCGAGCTCGCCGCCGCCGCTGGCCAGCTGGTCGCCGACACCGGCGGGATGGTCGACGAGGCCGCCGTCCGCCGCTACCACCACGGGCGTGCCGAGGTCTCCGGATTCGCGATCGCGGATCTGGTGATGGCGGGTGACATCCCGGCGGCGCTGGAGGCGCTGCGCTGGGCCCTGGACGTCGGGGTGGCGCACGTGCTGATCGCCGACGCGCTCGCCGACGGCGTGCGGACGGTGGCGAAGGTGGCCGGGGTCCGCAGTGGGAACTCCTACCAGCTCGCCGGTCAGCTGGGCATGCCGCCCTGGAAGATCGACAAGGCCAAAGGTGTGGCCCGTGGCTGGTCCGAGGCGGGGCTCGCCGCCGGTACGGCCGCGGTCGCAGTGGTCAACGCCGAGGTGAAAGGTGCCGCCGCCGACCCGGACTACGCGCTGGAGAAGGCCGTGATCGCGGTCGGCCGGGCGCGTCGGCTGAGCTGACCCTGCCCGCCGGCGGTGGCCGGGTGAGTCACCGGCCCGGCATCGGGTCGGTCATCGATGGTCCCGGCTCTCGACGGTGTCTGCAGGATCGGCGCGACGGACCGGCGCGAACGCAGAAACGGCGCCACCCCCGCGAGGGGATGACGCCGTTCGCGACCGTCGGTGGTCCGGGGCGAATCCGGACCGACCGGGTCAGAGCGCGTTGACCTGCTGGGCCAGCGCCGACTTGCGGTTCGCGGCCTGGTTGGCGTGGATGACGCCCTTCGACACGGCCTTGTCGAGGCTGCGGGAGGCGACCACGAGCTGCGTGGTGGCGGCTTCCTTGTCGCCGGCCTCGATGGCGGTGCGGACGCGCCGGACGGCGGTCTTCAGCGCCGACTTCACGGACTTGTTCCGCAGCCGAGCGGCCTCGTTGGTACGAATACGCTTGATCTGCGACTTGATGTTGGCCACGCCGGATTGCCTTCGTTTCGTCTCGGTGCTGCTGGGATGATGCCCAGGCGGGCACCGCTTCTGTGTTCCAGGTCTGTCCGTGCACTCCTCGGAGCGCACACGGTTGTCCAGAGTACCAGCCGCCCGAAGTGATCCCAAACGCCCTGAACTGCGACGGGACCGGCCACGGCCCGGCCGCTCAGGGACAGGTCAGTGCCTGGGGCGGCGGTGCCCCGCCGGTCTCCAGCGCGGCGATCACCCAGTTCACCACGCCCGGGTCCGCGGGGATGGCGACGTGGTCGGTGACCAGCCCGGGGCACTGGTCCTCGGCAACGATCGACACCACCCGGTCCGCCGGGCCCTCGGGCACCTGGGAAGCGGTCGGCGTCACCGCCGTGTCGGCGGAACTGGACACCACCGCGTACCGCACGGCGCCGTCCAGATCGCCGCCGGCATCGAGCCGCTGCAGTAACTCCGACCCGGCCACCTGGTCGGCGCACGCCGCACAGACCGGGGCCAGCGCCTGCACCTCCGGAGCGGTGGTGCCGTGGAAGGTCGGGGCGATGAGCACGGCCACGCGGACCAGGTCTGCGAGCCCGTTGTCGCGCAGCATCGTGCGGACGATCAGCCCACCCTGCGAATAGCCGACCAGGTCCAGCCGGGCGGACCCGGTCGACTCCAGCACCTGCCGGGCCGCCGCCGCGACCTCGGTCGCCGACGACCCGACGGCATCGGTGCCCTGGTTGCCGTAGTCGACCGCGTAGACGCAGCGCCCGGTCTCCACCAGGGGATAGGCCAGACCGCCGTAGTTCGACGATGCGGTGGAGAAGGTGCCGTGGATCAGCAGCACCGGCGGGACGTCGGCGGTGGGCACGCAGTCCGCGTCGTTGACCCCGTCCAGCCCGACGTCGGGCAGCGGCCACCCCGGTGGCGCGACGGAACTGCCGGAGCCGGCGGCACCCCCTGGATCGGCCGAACCGACGGGGCCATCGGTCGACCCGGGGTCGGTCGGCTCCGATTCGGAAGAACCTGGATCGCCGGGTACCGGTTGCTCGTCCGTGGTCGGGGTTCCGGTGCGCGGGTCGACACCCGGGACGGATCCGCCGGTCGGAGCGGCGCCGGCCGACGGACGTGCTGCGCCTGCGATCGCCGTGCCGGCGGTGGTGGTGCCGCACGCGGCGAGCGCCCCGCCGAGCAGGACGCCGAGGACCGCGGCGACGATCCGGGAACGCAGGTGGCGTGGCGCCGTCGGATCCATGGCGGTCATCGTGCCTGCCCGGCGCCGTTCCCGCGCCAGATTCGTC
This region of Nakamurella alba genomic DNA includes:
- a CDS encoding esterase/lipase family protein, translated to MDPTAPRHLRSRIVAAVLGVLLGGALAACGTTTAGTAIAGAARPSAGAAPTGGSVPGVDPRTGTPTTDEQPVPGDPGSSESEPTDPGSTDGPVGSADPGGAAGSGSSVAPPGWPLPDVGLDGVNDADCVPTADVPPVLLIHGTFSTASSNYGGLAYPLVETGRCVYAVDYGNQGTDAVGSSATEVAAAARQVLESTGSARLDLVGYSQGGLIVRTMLRDNGLADLVRVAVLIAPTFHGTTAPEVQALAPVCAACADQVAGSELLQRLDAGGDLDGAVRYAVVSSSADTAVTPTASQVPEGPADRVVSIVAEDQCPGLVTDHVAIPADPGVVNWVIAALETGGAPPPQALTCP
- the thrC gene encoding threonine synthase, whose protein sequence is MTAVLSGTDLGAAVALSCRECGARVELGPSYACTECFGPLEVAYEFRLRGDELRAAIEAGPQNIWRYAPLLPVPSHVASTPNINPGATKLVKAENLGRELGLRNLWVKDDSGNPTHSFKDRVVAVALAAARELGFKVLACPSTGNLANAVAAAAARAGIRSVVFIPSNLEQQKILTTAAYGGTLIAVDGNYDDINRLAGQIAAEQEDWAFVNVNVRPFYAEGSKTLAYEVAESLGWRIPQQVVIPIASGSQLTKVDKGFTELAALGLVDDTPYKIFGAQATGCSPVSQAYKAGQDFVQPVRPDTIAKSLAIGNPADGPYVLDVVNRTGGAVEDVTDEEVVEGIQLLARTEGIFAETAGGVTVAVLRKLLATGKLDPDAETVIFNTGDGLKTLDAIADKVGPTATIKPTLDAFEATGLA
- the hemG gene encoding protoporphyrinogen oxidase produces the protein MTRPASAGEGRRPVVIGGGVAGLVAAWELARAGRAPIVLEASPAPGGTVARHTVDGLDLDAGAESFATATPAVAQLVSDLGLQDRVVSPNPAGAWVRHAAGAAPLPAGGLLGIPGRPLAADVRRVLGTPGALRAAVDRVLPRRTGTGPGTLGDLVRTRMGRRALDRLVAPVAGGVYSADPDGLETHSLNPRLLPALAEHGSLAAAVRALRGGAGARAGSAVAGLRGGMYSLVEALSAQIAGAGGEIRTGTPALALSRAGTAWQVSVAGAQLLTDLVVLATDAGPAAALLGPASAVTLPTDTTDVVLVTLVVVGPDLRAAPRGTGLLVAADVPGIAAKALTHATAKWDWLAQAAGPDRHVLRLSYGRGDRTPDDGELPALAARDAAALMGVPLGTVHATALTRWSATVPRFGTGHRDTVRALRAGLPPGLLAVGAHLAGTGLGAVVADARAAVAPLIASPSSQS
- a CDS encoding glutamyl-tRNA reductase, which translates into the protein MLMVLGASHHDLELSELDRLSARSAQLRSGIAELVGSDDSPVAGGVVIATCNRLEIYLDTARFHDAIDAVTALVADVAGLDPADAASSLKVRVGAPVAAHLFTVAAGLDSMVVGEAEISGQVSRALAESQAAGAATTVLNSLFQKASRTAKKVASATSLGGAGRSVASVALDLALADGSVPASALIVGTGAYARVVATALRARGCAEFLVHSPSGRAEAFAATHHATAIDADGLVKAVATVDLVIGCSGTGRRSLSDEVVAEAVALRESRLRVLDLALHSDLGPGVRGMDGVDVTDLHTVAEGVAPEHHDTVVAAQDIVIDAVARFEEDQAVRTLDPAVVALREHVSSAVQKEMGRFRSKYGDLSDDLAADVELAMHRVTQSLLHTPTLRARELARTGSGQDYVQALHTLFGIRLPDGSDQHS
- the rpsT gene encoding 30S ribosomal protein S20, which gives rise to MANIKSQIKRIRTNEAARLRNKSVKSALKTAVRRVRTAIEAGDKEAATTQLVVASRSLDKAVSKGVIHANQAANRKSALAQQVNAL
- the holA gene encoding DNA polymerase III subunit delta gives rise to the protein MPTATPTPPPPLVLVTGDEGLLVDRAVSRTMAAARAVDPEVERRDATGAGLSPAEFADLVAPSLFAEPRVVIVRGAHEVSKETAAELLRYTTDQVDGVVLLVQHAGGARNKPLADGLRKAGAAVLTCEKVTRPAERIDFVRNEIRSAGGTTSPDAVAALVDAVGSDLRELAAAAGQLVADTGGMVDEAAVRRYHHGRAEVSGFAIADLVMAGDIPAALEALRWALDVGVAHVLIADALADGVRTVAKVAGVRSGNSYQLAGQLGMPPWKIDKAKGVARGWSEAGLAAGTAAVAVVNAEVKGAAADPDYALEKAVIAVGRARRLS
- the hemE gene encoding uroporphyrinogen decarboxylase, whose protein sequence is MPGTPPPPLSAPVTAATGGGDAGPDAGGLPATHPLVDGRTASAPLVRAMRGDRPSTPPVWFMRQAGRSLPEYRAVRAGVAMLDSCLRPELASEITLQPIRRHGVDGAVLFSDIVVPLKLAGIDVDIVPGTGPVVAAPVRTAADVASLPDLDPAALAPVEQAAALTVEQLGGVPLIGFAGAPFTLASYLVEGGPSREHLRTKALMHADPETWHALASWVADITLAFLRGQILAGASAVQLFDSWAGGLSLADYTEFVAPHSARVLAGVADLGVPRVHFGVGTSELLVAMRDTGADVIGVDHRLPLDEANRRLGGTTPLQGNIDPALLFAGQDALERHTRRVLEAGRAAPGHVVNLGHGVPPDTDPDVLTRLVEFVHQQ
- a CDS encoding CGNR zinc finger domain-containing protein, whose product is MHGLSTMRSSDGAVWTFDPGALSAEFLLLGGPDELAVWDTLRTPQDLADWAGRCSLAVAPVAVDGTALAGARALRDALWRAFRARMAGGRIPDADLATINAAAAVPPLAPVLDGAERSLWQQPATGAQVVADVARDAVRVLGGPLADRIRECAADDCALVFVDTSRTGARRWCSMQRCGNRSKVRASRQRGREDSA
- a CDS encoding SRPBCC family protein gives rise to the protein MDSLGQTPTDTTGLTRDAGWEIGVRSTVPYPAAVVWELLTSTDGLALWLGTPVDGALPTDRGEGFVLDGGASGEIRSYHPGYRIRLTLQDAGGPDSTIQLTLDDRDDRTGIGFHQERLPDAAARDRQRTHWKHVTDQIATALDTTTSAD